From the Longimicrobiaceae bacterium genome, the window GGGGTGCCGCCGCCGCTTTTTTCTGCCGCCCGGGGTCCGCCGGTCAGTGTGCCCGCCGGAGCGCCCGCCCCGGCCGCGCCCCCGTGACCTCCCCGTTCCGCACCACCGGGGTGCCGTTGACGATCACGTGGCGGATGCCCACCGGCGTCTGCACCGGGTCCTCGAAGGTGGCGCGGTCGCAGACCGTCTCCGGGTCGAAGAGGGTCAGGTCCGCGTACATCCCCGCCTTCACCACCCCGCGCTCGTCCAGCCCCACCCGCGCGGCGGGGAGCGCCGTGAACTTGCGAATCGCGTCCTCCAGGGTGATCACCTTCCGCTCGCGCACGTAGCGGCAGAGGATCCGCGGGAACGAGCCGTACGCGCGCGGGTGCGGCTTCCCGCTGATGGTGGAGTCCGCCGCGCGCGCCCCGGCGTCGATCCCCACGCTCACCCACGGCTGCTTCATCGCGTACTCGATGTCCTCCTCCGACATGGAGAAGTAGATGGCCGAGGTGGAGGCCCGGTCGGCGAGGAGCAGGTCGAAGAGCGCGTCCACCACTTCCTGCCCCCGCGCGCGGGCCACCTCGTCCAGCCGCATCCCCTGGTACTTCTTGAGCGAGTCCGCCGCGGTCCCGGCGATCATCACGCCGCTGGGCCCCCCGGCCGAGGTGCCGATGCGCCAGTCGGAGCCGCCCTCCCCCTCGCCGGTCAGCTCGGCGCGCAGCCGGGCGCGCGTCTCCGGGTCGCGGAGGCGCGCCAGGAGCGAGTCCGTGCCGCCCGCGTGGGCCCAGTTGGGGAGGATGGCGTCCAGCCCGGTGCCGGAGGCGGGGTACGGGTACTGGTCCGCGGTCACGTCCACCCCGCGCGCCCGGGCCGCCTCGATGGCCGCCACCGCCTGCGGCATCTTCCCCCAGTTGGGGCGGCCGGAGGCCTTGAGGTGGTGCACCTGCACCCAGGTGCCCGCCCCCTCGCCGATGGCGATGGCCTCCTCGATGGCCTCCACCAGCCGGTCGCCCTCGGAGCGGATGTGCGAGGCGTACCCGCCCCCGTGGCGCGCCGCCACCCTCGCCAGCTCCGTGATCTCCTCGCGCGAGGCGAAGGAGGCCGGCGCGTAGATGAGCCCGCTGGAGAGCCCCATCGCACCCTGCCGCATGGCCGCGGCGACGTGCTCCTTCATCCGCTCCAGCTCCTCCGCCGTGGGGGCGCGGTCCACGTCCCCCATGACCGCCCGGCGGACCGAGCCCACCGTCACGAAGGTCCCCAGGTTGATGGCGGGGCGCGCCGCCTCCAGCGCCTGGAAGTACCCGTCGAGGTCGCGCCAGGTGACCCGCTCGCGCGACGCCGGCCCCAGCTCGCGGAGCGTGTTCTCGTTGACGGGGACGACGCTGGTGACCTCGCCCGTGATCTCGGAGGTGATCCCCTGCGTGATCTTGGAGATGGCCCGCCCGTCCCGGAGCAGGGGGTACTCGGAGTGCCCCAGCATGTCGATGAACCCCGGCGCGACCACCAGCCCCGTGGCGTCGATGGTGTCGCGCGCCCGCGCCCCCGGAAGGAGCCCCACCGCGACGATGCGGTCCCCGCTGACCGCCACGTCGCCGCGGTACCAGG encodes:
- a CDS encoding D-aminoacylase encodes the protein MPRIRTLAAALPLAALAACAANPRAGTSTDPTYDLLIRGGRIVDGTGSPWYRGDVAVSGDRIVAVGLLPGARARDTIDATGLVVAPGFIDMLGHSEYPLLRDGRAISKITQGITSEITGEVTSVVPVNENTLRELGPASRERVTWRDLDGYFQALEAARPAINLGTFVTVGSVRRAVMGDVDRAPTAEELERMKEHVAAAMRQGAMGLSSGLIYAPASFASREEITELARVAARHGGGYASHIRSEGDRLVEAIEEAIAIGEGAGTWVQVHHLKASGRPNWGKMPQAVAAIEAARARGVDVTADQYPYPASGTGLDAILPNWAHAGGTDSLLARLRDPETRARLRAELTGEGEGGSDWRIGTSAGGPSGVMIAGTAADSLKKYQGMRLDEVARARGQEVVDALFDLLLADRASTSAIYFSMSEEDIEYAMKQPWVSVGIDAGARAADSTISGKPHPRAYGSFPRILCRYVRERKVITLEDAIRKFTALPAARVGLDERGVVKAGMYADLTLFDPETVCDRATFEDPVQTPVGIRHVIVNGTPVVRNGEVTGARPGRALRRAH